A region of Selenomonadales bacterium 4137-cl DNA encodes the following proteins:
- a CDS encoding TRAP transporter small permease, which yields MLQLIRRVNDILLKGAGWGTVFFMAVMAIVIPYEVFGRCLLARMSTWSGEVSTFSLVWASMLGGAVGLRKGYQVGMTAALDALPPVVAKMVRGLGFIFMFIFLGVMIYYGASQTLANAAQRSPAMQIPMCYPYAALPVGFLLMLLVTIEDLLVFLGLGPAKEEQA from the coding sequence ATGCTGCAGCTTATTCGGCGGGTCAACGACATTCTCCTAAAAGGCGCCGGTTGGGGCACTGTTTTTTTCATGGCCGTAATGGCTATCGTGATACCCTACGAAGTTTTCGGCCGCTGCCTGCTGGCCAGGATGTCCACCTGGTCGGGCGAGGTATCCACCTTCTCGCTCGTGTGGGCGTCGATGCTCGGCGGCGCGGTCGGCCTGAGGAAGGGCTACCAGGTGGGGATGACGGCGGCGCTTGACGCTCTTCCGCCTGTGGTTGCCAAAATGGTCAGAGGCCTGGGCTTTATTTTTATGTTTATCTTTCTGGGGGTCATGATCTATTACGGGGCCAGTCAGACGCTGGCCAACGCGGCCCAGCGGTCGCCGGCCATGCAAATACCGATGTGCTACCCCTACGCCGCTCTGCCGGTAGGCTTTTTGCTCATGCTGCTTGTCACCATCGAGGACCTGCTGGTATTCCTGGGGTTGGGGCCAGCTAAGGAGGAACAGGCATGA